The Cloeon dipterum chromosome X, ieCloDipt1.1, whole genome shotgun sequence genome includes a window with the following:
- the LOC135947332 gene encoding SH3 and multiple ankyrin repeat domains protein 3-like isoform X4 encodes MASSMPVSEATSEAVTTGPRGAEEQPAPQDPSEEGGVGGGSVLIRVHVPELNINKCLQFARDELIWNVKQQCLAALPKELKESFNYGLFVPPANGKAGKFLDEERHLTDYPFSGPVGYLELKYKRRVYKMLHLDEKQLKALHTRTNLRRLLDYVSNRQVEKISKMCSKGLDPNFHCAETGETPLTVAAATPRSSRVLIALVNGGALLDYRTRDGTTSMHRAVEKNNFEAIKTLLDLGASPNYKDSKGLTPLYLSMNPNVDPMLCEALLHDHAIIGAQDAQGWQEVHQACRHGLVQHLEHLLFYGADMNARNASGNTPLHVCAVNGQDSCSRLLLFRGADREALNFANQTPYQVAVIAGNLELAETIQKHRPEEAVPFREPPRYNPKRRPTSAIYLHRSGSVLDFASAAAVLPSSTSCLALTGGGGGTLQRGPPSSVSSHALLCAGTPPPPPSPSPSDRSNPPCFSSGCSSLSEASSNRGSEGSSEDPNSIVTDKSLLDQCDIISDSSGVGTSNSGGSGGGYDTGAGLLLAGVTAVCVENYSSNTPGHLCLTQGDIVEVTGATDCGLLEGTCRGRSGLFAAHCVQEVRMRQNTNSATLRVAGRSGGALGNKTNHFATAPRSKKPITIRLPAEPRTVVLHRSRKGFGFVLRGAKATSPLMELTPSERCPALQYLDDVDAGGVADVAGLKKGDYLLEINGEDVTQASHEHVVELIRRSGDLVAMKVVSLGEPGVATGMKAATTLPSRQCATLPRKMNSQNRNPAPLPPRRDPKTTLSVGRARARSLVADLDGSQQHGSGGHLEEAEGEESTTLSANTTKSSSTESVQARSTPPRTASIRARPTSSRITAAELEELFARQGPAPPSPAGSARTPKVYASVAEMKRSRGKLGRRGASDTLHKSFSSTPDLAHVSPTHAGARMWSSRGARSQEDISWWVQPTHTTAKHRRNRVNKKGHIGTTAMTNGGREYGHAWRSMERLQMEHEAVTRSLSQRTRSLPRNRSLGSGGVGAAPPPPTHPPPPIPVGQVVRVEVTPRAKGSGEYATVRDSPVGQQADSRTATPTSPEPIMSSFRPGPAKLYASPEEVKVVALRQGSSTLGRTPKEGANKSRSHSLPPSGARPLVRKHSSQGEGSTTFKPPADGAPASPEKGGGGAASPYAQPFQHNNVPATATATPVAPPAAAAAPPIPEPDYSMSEGESDEGGSESTRGSKKERRASRQSSKESNTAESVSPNGPLSPSARSQCMSPVFKDLLAQKVAERQTRVNGAATPADETPPPPPPHAPPGPEAQPSAAAAPKPAPTAAPGAAAATNGNLPHSFSVEEIQKEDGDNSSSGVSSDQDTQPEPKILAAGELLTHSKSSTLPSKSQQARAIHTTRIQVGAPAFTRSSSVINSGRAPGQKGPAALALNVNGKMPAPPEKKAMPLPPPQQQPQQPKEDIKLILEERTWQPDGSENTDEPDAATTTAATTTSSKPRRKSEDGAGTARRAGTGTLTRHAVSLVQLPPPQESEAESEHSLPPAIRHTSINSATLPHKTTKTVTFLDHKIQEERDRERQREIDRERELRQMQLRDVPIMASKLIMPNHRQPVSSMRGHGRSREVDAMGRPIEMERSIEESLQLIQRHVEQLNMVSVVPPPPEFDGARAAAAAAAAHAHHYHPHQGTHPPHQHQHQGVMHASYPSPHQPGTGAGAGGGRPHHSHLYHLHPAPEEPVLVAPPPEFSDLGEQHKMTIRVSGATRQTLQRMTPEQQAQYLRQRQLEEMARHRHLEDLNRQRQEALRIQQQQQQQQKTVRIVGTLPKKAP; translated from the exons ATGGCGAGCAGCATGCCAGTGAGCGAGGCGACGAGCGAGGCGGTGACGACGGGGCCACGCGGTGCTGAGGAGCAGCCGGCGCCGCAGGACCCGTCCGAAGAGGGCGGCGTCGGCGGTGGCTCCGTCCTCATCCGCGTCCACGTGCCAGAGCTCAACATCAACAAGTGCCTGCAGTTCGCCCGCGATGAGCTCATCTGGAACGTCAAACAACAGTGCCTCGCCGCCCTACCAAAG gaACTGAAGGAGAGCTTCAACTATGGCCTATTCGTTCCGCCGGCCAACGGCAAGGCCGGGAAATTCCTGGACGAGGAGCGCCACCTCACCGACTACCCTTTCAGCGGGCCCGTCGGCTATCTTGAG CTCAAATACAAGCGGCGCGTCTACAAAATGCTGCACCTGGACGAGAAGCAGCTCAAGGCTCTGCACACGAGGACCAATCTACGCCGACTACTCGACTATGTCTCTAACAGACAGGTGGAAAAAATCTCCAAGATGTGCTCCAAAGGGCTCGACCCCAACTTCCACTGCGCTGAGACTGGAG AGACGCCACTGACGGTGGCAGCGGCGACACCGCGTTCGTCACGCGTGCTGATTGCGCTGGTGAACGGCGGGGCGCTGCTGGACTACCGGACGCGCGATGGCACGACGTCGATGCACCGTGCCGTCGAGAAGAACAACTTCGAGGCGATAAAGACGCTGCTGGACCTGGGTGCCAGCCCCAACTACAAGGACTCCAAGGGCCTCACGCCGCTCTACCTCTCCATGAACCCTAATGTCGACCCGATGCTGTGCGAGGCGCTTCTGCACGACCACGCCATCATCGGCGCCCAGGACGCCCAGGGCTGGCAGGAGGTCCACCAG GCGTGTCGGCACGGCCTGGTGCAGCACTTGGAGCATCTACTCTTTTATGGTGCCGATATGAACGCGCGGAATGCGTCTGGCAACACGCCGCTGCACGTGTGCGCCGTGAACGGCCAGGATAGTTGCAGCAGACTGCTCCTTTTCCGCGGCGCCGACCGAGAGGCCCTCAACTTCGCCAATCAAACCCCCTACCAG GTGGCTGTGATTGCTGGAAACCTGGAGCTCGCTGAGACAATCCAGAAGCACCGTCCTGAAGAAGCTG TCCCCTTCCGAGAGCCTCCGCGGTACAACCCCAAACGGCGTCCGACGAGCGCCATCTACCTGCATCGCAGCGGCTCGGTGCTGGACTttgcgtcggcggcggcggtgctgCCGTCGTCGACGTCGTGCCTGGCGCtgaccggcggcggcgggggcaCGCTGCAGCGGGGGCCGCCCAGCTCGGTGTCGAGCCACGCGCTGCTGTGCGCAGggacgccgcccccgccgccgtCCCCCTCGCCCTCGGACCGCTCCAACCCACCGTGCTTCAGCTCCGGCTGCTCCAGCCTCAGCGAGGCCAGCTCCAACCGCGGCAGCGAGGGCTCCAGCGAGGACCCCAACAGCATCGTCACAG ACAAAAGCCTCCTCGACCAGTGCGACATTATCAGCGACAGCTCGGGCGTTGGCACCTCCAACAGCGGAGGGAGCGGTGGCGGCTACGATACCGGCGCCGGCCTGCTTCTGGCCGGCGTCACGGCCGTCTGCGTCGAGAATTACAGCTCGAATACGCCGGGACACCTCTGCCTCACCCAGGGAGATATCGTCGAAg tcacGGGGGCGACGGACTGTGGCCTTCTGGAGGGCACATGCCGTGGACGGAGCGGGCTGTTCGCTGCGCACTGCGTGCAGGAGGTGCGAATGCGGCAGAACACCAACTCGGCGACGCTGCGGGTGGCTGGGCGCAGCGGCGGCGCCCTCGGCAACAAAACAAATCATTTCGCGACGGCGCCGCGCTCCAAGAAGCCCATCACCATCCGGCTACCGGCCGAGCCGCGCACCGTCGTGCTGCACCGCTCGCGCAAGGGCTTCGGATTTGTGCTGCGCGGTGCTAAGGCCACCTCACCCCTCATGGAACTCACCCCCTCCGAGCGCTGTCCCGCCCTCCAGTACCTCGACGACGTTGACGCAGGTGGCGTCGCCGACGTCGCTGGACTCAAGAAGGGAGACTATCTGCTTGAG ATAAACGGCGAGGACGTGACCCAAGCGTCGCACGAGCACGTGGTCGAGCTTATCAGGCGCTCGGGAGACCTGGTGGCCATGAAGGTGGTCTCCTTGGGCGAGCCGGGCGTCGCGACGGGCATGAAGGCGGCCACCACGCTGCCCAGCCGCCAATGCGCCACCCTGCCCAGGAAAATGAACTCGCAGA ATCGTAACCCGGCGCCACTTCCGCCTCGCAGGGACCCCAAGACCACGCTCAGTGTGGGCAGAGCTCGCGCCAGGTCGTTGGTGGCAGATCTAG ATGGCAGCCAGCAGCATGGTTCCGGGGGCCATCTGGAGGAGGCGGAGGGCGAGGAGTCAACGACGCTGTCAGCCAACACGACCAAGAGCAGTTCGACGGAAAGCGTGCAGGCGCGGAGCACGCCACCGCGCACAGCCTCGATCAGGGCGCGGCCTACCTCGTCCAGGATCACGGCCGCCGAGCTGGAGGAGCTATTCGCGCGGCAGGGCCCAGCGCCGCCATCACCTGCAGGCAGCGCCAGGACGCCCAAGGTTTACGCTAGCGTCGCTGAAATGAAACGATCCAGAGGAAAG CTGGGTCGGCGTGGGGCGTCTGACACGCTACACAAGTCGTTCAGTAGCACGCCAGACCTGGCGCACGTGAGTCCGACGCACGCCGGCGCCCGAATGTGGTCGTCGCGTGGCGCCCGCAGCCAAGAGGACATCTCGTGGTGGGTGCAGCCGACGCACACTACCG CCAAACACAGAAGGAACAGAGTTAACAAGAAAG GTCACATCGGCACGACGGCAATGACGAACGGCGGCCGCGAGTACGGACACGCGTGGCGCAGCATGGAGCGCCTGCAGATGGAGCACGAGGCGGTGACGCGCTCGCTGTCGCAGCGCACCAGATCGCTGCCGAGGAACAGATCCCTCGGTAGCGGTGGCGTCGGCGCCGCACCACCCCCGCCTACCCACCCACCGCCGCCCATCCCCGTCGGGCAGGTGGTTAGGGTCGAGGTAACGCCCAGGGCAAAAGGCAGTGGCGAGTATGCCACCGTCCGCGACTCACCTGTCGGACAGCAGG CAGACAGTAGAACGGCCACCCCGACGAGTCCTGAGCCAATCATGTCGAGTTTCCGCCCTGGTCCGGCCAAGCTTTACGCCAGTCCTGAGGAGGTGAAGGTGGTGGCCCTGCGGCAGGGCTCGAGCACGCTTGGCCGCACGCCCAAAGAAGGTGCCAACAAATCGCGCTCGCACAGTCTTCCGCCCAGCGGCGCCAGGCCCCTG GTCCGAAAGCACAGCAGCCAAGGTGAGGGCAGCACCACTTTCAAGCCCCCGGCCGACGGGGCGCCCGCCTCCCCAGAGAAAGGTGGGGGCGGCGCCGCTAGCCCCTACGCACAACCCTTCCAGCACAACAACGTGCCGGCCACGGCTACGGCCACTCCGGTCGCCCCTccggctgctgccgccgccccTCCCATTCCAGAACCTGATTACAGCATGAGCGAG GGCGAGAGCGACGAGGGTGGCAGCGAGTCTACAAGGGGCAGCAAGAAAGAGCGGCGGGCTTCGCGGCAGAGCTCGAAGGAGTCAAACACAGCCGAGTCAGTGAGCCCGAATGGGCCGCTGTCGCCGTCGGCGCGCTCGCAGTGCATGTCGCCCGTGTTCAAGGACCTGCTGGCGCAGAAGGTGGCCGAGCGGCAGACCAGGGTCAACGGTGCCGCCACCCCCGCCGACGAGAcgccgcctccaccaccgCCACACGCGCCACCAGGCCCCGAGGCGCAGCcgtcggccgccgccgcgcctaAGCCGGCCCCCACGGCCGCCCCCGGAGCAGCTGCAGCCACCAACGGCAATCTACCTCATAGTTTTAGTGTGGAGGAGATCCAAAAG GAGGATGGTGATAATTCATCATCAGGGGTGAGTTCCGACCAGGACACGCAGCCCGAGCCCAAGATATTAGCGGCTGGCGAGCTGCTCACTCACTCCAAATCCTCCACACTCCCCTCCAAGAGTCAGCAGGCCAG GGCAATCCACACAACGCGGATCCAGGTGGGGGCACCCGCCTTCACACGCAGTTCGAGCGTGATCAACAGCGGGCGGGCGCCGGGGCAGAAGGGCCCGGCCGCCCTCGCGCTCAACGTCAACGGAAAGATGCCGGCACCGCCTGAGAAGAAAGCCatgccgctgccgccaccaCAGCAGCAGCCCCAACAGCCTAAGGAGGACATAAAGCTCATCCTCGAAGAACGCACCTGGCAGCCTGACGGCAGCGAGAACACAGACGAGCCAG ACGCTGCGACAACTACAGCAGCGACGACAACGTCGTCCAAGCCGCGAAGGAAGAGTGAGGACGGTGCCGGGACCGCTCGTCGGGCGGGCACGGGCACCCTGACGCGGCACGCCGTGTCACTAGTGCAACTTCCTCCGCCTCAAGAGAGTGAGGCCGAGAGCGAGCACAGCCTACCACCAGCCATCCGCCACACCAGCATCAACTCGGCCACGCTGCCGCATAAGACCACCAAGACTGTCACCTTCCTCGACCACAAGATTCAGGAGGAGCGCGACCGCGAGCGCCAGCGTGAGATCGATCGAGAAAGGGAGCTCAGG CAGATGCAGTTGCGTGACGTGCCGATCATGGCGTCCAAGCTGATCATGCCAAACCACAGACAGCCAGTTTCGTCAATGCGCGGGCACGGCCGAAGCCGCGAGGTGGACGCCATGGGCAGACCCATTGAGATGGAGAGGAGCATTGAGGAGAGTCTCCAGCTTATCCAGAGACACGTTGAACAGCTCAACATGGTCAGC GTGGTTCCTCCTCCGCCTGAGTTTGATGGGGCCCGCgcagcggctgcggcggccgcAGCGCACGCACACCACTACCACCCTCACCAGGGGACGCACCCACCGCACCAGCATCAGCACCAGGGCGTGATGCACGCGTCGTACCCATCGCCGCACCAGCCGGGGACCGGTGcgggggcgggcgggggcCGGCCGCACCACTCGCACCTCTACCACTTGCACCCGGCGCCTGAGGAGCCGGTGCTAGTAGCGCCTCCACCCGAGTTCAGTGACCTCGGCGAGCAGCACAAGATGACCATCCGGGTGAGCGGCGCCACCAGACAGACCCTGCAGCGCATGACGCCCGAGCAGCAGGCGCAGTACCTCCGGCAGCGACAGCTCGAGGAGATGGCGCGCCACAGGCACCTCGAGGACCTCAACCGGCAGCGGCAGGAAGCCCTCCGCatccagcagcaacagcagcagcagcaaaagacTGTCCGCATCGTCGGCACCCTGCCCAAGAAGGCCCCCtag
- the LOC135947332 gene encoding SH3 and multiple ankyrin repeat domains protein 3-like isoform X1 — protein sequence MASSMPVSEATSEAVTTGPRGAEEQPAPQDPSEEGGVGGGSVLIRVHVPELNINKCLQFARDELIWNVKQQCLAALPKELKESFNYGLFVPPANGKAGKFLDEERHLTDYPFSGPVGYLELKYKRRVYKMLHLDEKQLKALHTRTNLRRLLDYVSNRQVEKISKMCSKGLDPNFHCAETGETPLTVAAATPRSSRVLIALVNGGALLDYRTRDGTTSMHRAVEKNNFEAIKTLLDLGASPNYKDSKGLTPLYLSMNPNVDPMLCEALLHDHAIIGAQDAQGWQEVHQACRHGLVQHLEHLLFYGADMNARNASGNTPLHVCAVNGQDSCSRLLLFRGADREALNFANQTPYQVAVIAGNLELAETIQKHRPEEAVPFREPPRYNPKRRPTSAIYLHRSGSVLDFASAAAVLPSSTSCLALTGGGGGTLQRGPPSSVSSHALLCAGTPPPPPSPSPSDRSNPPCFSSGCSSLSEASSNRGSEGSSEDPNSIVTDKSLLDQCDIISDSSGVGTSNSGGSGGGYDTGAGLLLAGVTAVCVENYSSNTPGHLCLTQGDIVEVTGATDCGLLEGTCRGRSGLFAAHCVQEVRMRQNTNSATLRVAGRSGGALGNKTNHFATAPRSKKPITIRLPAEPRTVVLHRSRKGFGFVLRGAKATSPLMELTPSERCPALQYLDDVDAGGVADVAGLKKGDYLLEINGEDVTQASHEHVVELIRRSGDLVAMKVVSLGEPGVATGMKAATTLPSRQCATLPRKMNSQNRNPAPLPPRRDPKTTLSVGRARARSLVADLDGSQQHGSGGHLEEAEGEESTTLSANTTKSSSTESVQARSTPPRTASIRARPTSSRITAAELEELFARQGPAPPSPAGSARTPKVYASVAEMKRSRGKLGRRGASDTLHKSFSSTPDLAHVSPTHAGARMWSSRGARSQEDISWWVQPTHTTAKHRRNRVNKKGHIGTTAMTNGGREYGHAWRSMERLQMEHEAVTRSLSQRTRSLPRNRSLGSGGVGAAPPPPTHPPPPIPVGQVVRVEVTPRAKGSGEYATVRDSPVGQQADSRTATPTSPEPIMSSFRPGPAKLYASPEEVKVVALRQGSSTLGRTPKEGANKSRSHSLPPSGARPLVRKHSSQGEGSTTFKPPADGAPASPEKGGGGAASPYAQPFQHNNVPATATATPVAPPAAAAAPPIPEPDYSMSEGESDEGGSESTRGSKKERRASRQSSKESNTAESVSPNGPLSPSARSQCMSPVFKDLLAQKVAERQTRVNGAATPADETPPPPPPHAPPGPEAQPSAAAAPKPAPTAAPGAAAATNGNLPHSFSVEEIQKVKTQLKSSKSYPNDFSQEDGDNSSSGVSSDQDTQPEPKILAAGELLTHSKSSTLPSKSQQARAIHTTRIQVGAPAFTRSSSVINSGRAPGQKGPAALALNVNGKMPAPPEKKAMPLPPPQQQPQQPKEDIKLILEERTWQPDGSENTDEPDAATTTAATTTSSKPRRKSEDGAGTARRAGTGTLTRHAVSLVQLPPPQESEAESEHSLPPAIRHTSINSATLPHKTTKTVTFLDHKIQEERDRERQREIDRERELRQMQLRDVPIMASKLIMPNHRQPVSSMRGHGRSREVDAMGRPIEMERSIEESLQLIQRHVEQLNMVSVVPPPPEFDGARAAAAAAAAHAHHYHPHQGTHPPHQHQHQGVMHASYPSPHQPGTGAGAGGGRPHHSHLYHLHPAPEEPVLVAPPPEFSDLGEQHKMTIRVSGATRQTLQRMTPEQQAQYLRQRQLEEMARHRHLEDLNRQRQEALRIQQQQQQQQKTVRIVGTLPKKAP from the exons ATGGCGAGCAGCATGCCAGTGAGCGAGGCGACGAGCGAGGCGGTGACGACGGGGCCACGCGGTGCTGAGGAGCAGCCGGCGCCGCAGGACCCGTCCGAAGAGGGCGGCGTCGGCGGTGGCTCCGTCCTCATCCGCGTCCACGTGCCAGAGCTCAACATCAACAAGTGCCTGCAGTTCGCCCGCGATGAGCTCATCTGGAACGTCAAACAACAGTGCCTCGCCGCCCTACCAAAG gaACTGAAGGAGAGCTTCAACTATGGCCTATTCGTTCCGCCGGCCAACGGCAAGGCCGGGAAATTCCTGGACGAGGAGCGCCACCTCACCGACTACCCTTTCAGCGGGCCCGTCGGCTATCTTGAG CTCAAATACAAGCGGCGCGTCTACAAAATGCTGCACCTGGACGAGAAGCAGCTCAAGGCTCTGCACACGAGGACCAATCTACGCCGACTACTCGACTATGTCTCTAACAGACAGGTGGAAAAAATCTCCAAGATGTGCTCCAAAGGGCTCGACCCCAACTTCCACTGCGCTGAGACTGGAG AGACGCCACTGACGGTGGCAGCGGCGACACCGCGTTCGTCACGCGTGCTGATTGCGCTGGTGAACGGCGGGGCGCTGCTGGACTACCGGACGCGCGATGGCACGACGTCGATGCACCGTGCCGTCGAGAAGAACAACTTCGAGGCGATAAAGACGCTGCTGGACCTGGGTGCCAGCCCCAACTACAAGGACTCCAAGGGCCTCACGCCGCTCTACCTCTCCATGAACCCTAATGTCGACCCGATGCTGTGCGAGGCGCTTCTGCACGACCACGCCATCATCGGCGCCCAGGACGCCCAGGGCTGGCAGGAGGTCCACCAG GCGTGTCGGCACGGCCTGGTGCAGCACTTGGAGCATCTACTCTTTTATGGTGCCGATATGAACGCGCGGAATGCGTCTGGCAACACGCCGCTGCACGTGTGCGCCGTGAACGGCCAGGATAGTTGCAGCAGACTGCTCCTTTTCCGCGGCGCCGACCGAGAGGCCCTCAACTTCGCCAATCAAACCCCCTACCAG GTGGCTGTGATTGCTGGAAACCTGGAGCTCGCTGAGACAATCCAGAAGCACCGTCCTGAAGAAGCTG TCCCCTTCCGAGAGCCTCCGCGGTACAACCCCAAACGGCGTCCGACGAGCGCCATCTACCTGCATCGCAGCGGCTCGGTGCTGGACTttgcgtcggcggcggcggtgctgCCGTCGTCGACGTCGTGCCTGGCGCtgaccggcggcggcgggggcaCGCTGCAGCGGGGGCCGCCCAGCTCGGTGTCGAGCCACGCGCTGCTGTGCGCAGggacgccgcccccgccgccgtCCCCCTCGCCCTCGGACCGCTCCAACCCACCGTGCTTCAGCTCCGGCTGCTCCAGCCTCAGCGAGGCCAGCTCCAACCGCGGCAGCGAGGGCTCCAGCGAGGACCCCAACAGCATCGTCACAG ACAAAAGCCTCCTCGACCAGTGCGACATTATCAGCGACAGCTCGGGCGTTGGCACCTCCAACAGCGGAGGGAGCGGTGGCGGCTACGATACCGGCGCCGGCCTGCTTCTGGCCGGCGTCACGGCCGTCTGCGTCGAGAATTACAGCTCGAATACGCCGGGACACCTCTGCCTCACCCAGGGAGATATCGTCGAAg tcacGGGGGCGACGGACTGTGGCCTTCTGGAGGGCACATGCCGTGGACGGAGCGGGCTGTTCGCTGCGCACTGCGTGCAGGAGGTGCGAATGCGGCAGAACACCAACTCGGCGACGCTGCGGGTGGCTGGGCGCAGCGGCGGCGCCCTCGGCAACAAAACAAATCATTTCGCGACGGCGCCGCGCTCCAAGAAGCCCATCACCATCCGGCTACCGGCCGAGCCGCGCACCGTCGTGCTGCACCGCTCGCGCAAGGGCTTCGGATTTGTGCTGCGCGGTGCTAAGGCCACCTCACCCCTCATGGAACTCACCCCCTCCGAGCGCTGTCCCGCCCTCCAGTACCTCGACGACGTTGACGCAGGTGGCGTCGCCGACGTCGCTGGACTCAAGAAGGGAGACTATCTGCTTGAG ATAAACGGCGAGGACGTGACCCAAGCGTCGCACGAGCACGTGGTCGAGCTTATCAGGCGCTCGGGAGACCTGGTGGCCATGAAGGTGGTCTCCTTGGGCGAGCCGGGCGTCGCGACGGGCATGAAGGCGGCCACCACGCTGCCCAGCCGCCAATGCGCCACCCTGCCCAGGAAAATGAACTCGCAGA ATCGTAACCCGGCGCCACTTCCGCCTCGCAGGGACCCCAAGACCACGCTCAGTGTGGGCAGAGCTCGCGCCAGGTCGTTGGTGGCAGATCTAG ATGGCAGCCAGCAGCATGGTTCCGGGGGCCATCTGGAGGAGGCGGAGGGCGAGGAGTCAACGACGCTGTCAGCCAACACGACCAAGAGCAGTTCGACGGAAAGCGTGCAGGCGCGGAGCACGCCACCGCGCACAGCCTCGATCAGGGCGCGGCCTACCTCGTCCAGGATCACGGCCGCCGAGCTGGAGGAGCTATTCGCGCGGCAGGGCCCAGCGCCGCCATCACCTGCAGGCAGCGCCAGGACGCCCAAGGTTTACGCTAGCGTCGCTGAAATGAAACGATCCAGAGGAAAG CTGGGTCGGCGTGGGGCGTCTGACACGCTACACAAGTCGTTCAGTAGCACGCCAGACCTGGCGCACGTGAGTCCGACGCACGCCGGCGCCCGAATGTGGTCGTCGCGTGGCGCCCGCAGCCAAGAGGACATCTCGTGGTGGGTGCAGCCGACGCACACTACCG CCAAACACAGAAGGAACAGAGTTAACAAGAAAG GTCACATCGGCACGACGGCAATGACGAACGGCGGCCGCGAGTACGGACACGCGTGGCGCAGCATGGAGCGCCTGCAGATGGAGCACGAGGCGGTGACGCGCTCGCTGTCGCAGCGCACCAGATCGCTGCCGAGGAACAGATCCCTCGGTAGCGGTGGCGTCGGCGCCGCACCACCCCCGCCTACCCACCCACCGCCGCCCATCCCCGTCGGGCAGGTGGTTAGGGTCGAGGTAACGCCCAGGGCAAAAGGCAGTGGCGAGTATGCCACCGTCCGCGACTCACCTGTCGGACAGCAGG CAGACAGTAGAACGGCCACCCCGACGAGTCCTGAGCCAATCATGTCGAGTTTCCGCCCTGGTCCGGCCAAGCTTTACGCCAGTCCTGAGGAGGTGAAGGTGGTGGCCCTGCGGCAGGGCTCGAGCACGCTTGGCCGCACGCCCAAAGAAGGTGCCAACAAATCGCGCTCGCACAGTCTTCCGCCCAGCGGCGCCAGGCCCCTG GTCCGAAAGCACAGCAGCCAAGGTGAGGGCAGCACCACTTTCAAGCCCCCGGCCGACGGGGCGCCCGCCTCCCCAGAGAAAGGTGGGGGCGGCGCCGCTAGCCCCTACGCACAACCCTTCCAGCACAACAACGTGCCGGCCACGGCTACGGCCACTCCGGTCGCCCCTccggctgctgccgccgccccTCCCATTCCAGAACCTGATTACAGCATGAGCGAG GGCGAGAGCGACGAGGGTGGCAGCGAGTCTACAAGGGGCAGCAAGAAAGAGCGGCGGGCTTCGCGGCAGAGCTCGAAGGAGTCAAACACAGCCGAGTCAGTGAGCCCGAATGGGCCGCTGTCGCCGTCGGCGCGCTCGCAGTGCATGTCGCCCGTGTTCAAGGACCTGCTGGCGCAGAAGGTGGCCGAGCGGCAGACCAGGGTCAACGGTGCCGCCACCCCCGCCGACGAGAcgccgcctccaccaccgCCACACGCGCCACCAGGCCCCGAGGCGCAGCcgtcggccgccgccgcgcctaAGCCGGCCCCCACGGCCGCCCCCGGAGCAGCTGCAGCCACCAACGGCAATCTACCTCATAGTTTTAGTGTGGAGGAGATCCAAAAG GTAAAAACTCAGTTAAAGAGCTCGAAATCCTATCCCAATGACTTCTCCCAGGAGGATGGTGATAATTCATCATCAGGGGTGAGTTCCGACCAGGACACGCAGCCCGAGCCCAAGATATTAGCGGCTGGCGAGCTGCTCACTCACTCCAAATCCTCCACACTCCCCTCCAAGAGTCAGCAGGCCAG GGCAATCCACACAACGCGGATCCAGGTGGGGGCACCCGCCTTCACACGCAGTTCGAGCGTGATCAACAGCGGGCGGGCGCCGGGGCAGAAGGGCCCGGCCGCCCTCGCGCTCAACGTCAACGGAAAGATGCCGGCACCGCCTGAGAAGAAAGCCatgccgctgccgccaccaCAGCAGCAGCCCCAACAGCCTAAGGAGGACATAAAGCTCATCCTCGAAGAACGCACCTGGCAGCCTGACGGCAGCGAGAACACAGACGAGCCAG ACGCTGCGACAACTACAGCAGCGACGACAACGTCGTCCAAGCCGCGAAGGAAGAGTGAGGACGGTGCCGGGACCGCTCGTCGGGCGGGCACGGGCACCCTGACGCGGCACGCCGTGTCACTAGTGCAACTTCCTCCGCCTCAAGAGAGTGAGGCCGAGAGCGAGCACAGCCTACCACCAGCCATCCGCCACACCAGCATCAACTCGGCCACGCTGCCGCATAAGACCACCAAGACTGTCACCTTCCTCGACCACAAGATTCAGGAGGAGCGCGACCGCGAGCGCCAGCGTGAGATCGATCGAGAAAGGGAGCTCAGG CAGATGCAGTTGCGTGACGTGCCGATCATGGCGTCCAAGCTGATCATGCCAAACCACAGACAGCCAGTTTCGTCAATGCGCGGGCACGGCCGAAGCCGCGAGGTGGACGCCATGGGCAGACCCATTGAGATGGAGAGGAGCATTGAGGAGAGTCTCCAGCTTATCCAGAGACACGTTGAACAGCTCAACATGGTCAGC GTGGTTCCTCCTCCGCCTGAGTTTGATGGGGCCCGCgcagcggctgcggcggccgcAGCGCACGCACACCACTACCACCCTCACCAGGGGACGCACCCACCGCACCAGCATCAGCACCAGGGCGTGATGCACGCGTCGTACCCATCGCCGCACCAGCCGGGGACCGGTGcgggggcgggcgggggcCGGCCGCACCACTCGCACCTCTACCACTTGCACCCGGCGCCTGAGGAGCCGGTGCTAGTAGCGCCTCCACCCGAGTTCAGTGACCTCGGCGAGCAGCACAAGATGACCATCCGGGTGAGCGGCGCCACCAGACAGACCCTGCAGCGCATGACGCCCGAGCAGCAGGCGCAGTACCTCCGGCAGCGACAGCTCGAGGAGATGGCGCGCCACAGGCACCTCGAGGACCTCAACCGGCAGCGGCAGGAAGCCCTCCGCatccagcagcaacagcagcagcagcaaaagacTGTCCGCATCGTCGGCACCCTGCCCAAGAAGGCCCCCtag